Proteins from a single region of bacterium:
- a CDS encoding ATP-binding protein, whose amino-acid sequence MKIHIPNSAFLGNIDPFFRGFDPLGPNRLEITANEKWISVHPVVLSMIAALGVSRKPKIKCEKLEAKSKHYLVRMGLFKMLNIPSDISIVEHEPAGRFIPLTQIHTSTDLTRLITEMIPLLHLEPEQSQTIGYIISELVRNVIEHAASKDGAFLCAQYYKKSNTIRIGIADTGVGIKTAINQSYSANTDLEAIQLALWPGITGVTRREGGSEQNAGAGLFFIKSIAWVNRNFFIIYSGNAIYKLLRRSPTSRLRLNADSLKDRHSTDEQLPFWPGVIVGIDINLDQTEEFSNLLDAIRKVYTDAIKERRKARYRSPKFT is encoded by the coding sequence ATGAAAATACATATTCCCAACAGCGCATTTCTAGGAAATATAGATCCATTTTTTCGGGGATTTGATCCCTTAGGTCCCAATCGGCTTGAGATTACAGCGAATGAAAAGTGGATCTCTGTACATCCTGTTGTTTTATCAATGATCGCAGCATTAGGTGTTTCGAGGAAACCAAAAATAAAATGTGAGAAGCTTGAAGCAAAATCAAAGCATTATCTTGTTCGTATGGGGCTTTTCAAAATGCTAAATATACCATCCGATATCAGCATTGTAGAGCACGAGCCGGCTGGAAGATTTATCCCATTAACACAGATTCATACATCTACGGACCTTACAAGATTGATTACAGAAATGATTCCGTTATTACACCTTGAGCCTGAGCAATCTCAAACCATTGGTTATATTATTAGCGAGCTGGTGCGTAATGTGATAGAACACGCAGCCTCAAAGGATGGCGCTTTTTTATGCGCGCAGTACTACAAGAAAAGCAATACCATTCGGATTGGCATTGCCGATACCGGTGTTGGTATTAAAACCGCAATTAACCAGTCTTATTCCGCAAATACGGATTTGGAAGCGATCCAATTGGCTCTTTGGCCGGGGATTACCGGCGTAACCCGCAGGGAAGGCGGAAGCGAGCAAAATGCAGGTGCCGGATTATTTTTTATCAAGTCCATTGCATGGGTAAACCGCAATTTTTTTATTATTTATAGCGGGAATGCCATTTACAAATTACTGAGAAGGTCGCCAACATCGCGGTTGCGTTTAAACGCTGATTCATTAAAAGACAGACACTCCACAGACGAGCAGCTTCCATTTTGGCCGGGAGTCATTGTTGGAATAGATATTAACCTTGATCAAACGGAAGAATTTTCCAATTTATTGGATGCGATACGCAAGGTATACACAGATGCCATTAAAGAGAGAAGAAAAGCGAGATACAGGAGTCCGAAATTTACATGA
- the pdxA gene encoding 4-hydroxythreonine-4-phosphate dehydrogenase PdxA — protein sequence MMRKPLLGVTMGDPAGIGPEVILKAIQNKEIKKKVQIIVLGSRRVFESALKRQKIEIPLNIINNIITSAYKPNHLNMLEIDTLKGIIKLGKWSKITGQASYDAVKSAIQLALDKKVDAIVTAPICKQAWGEIGVPYTGHTEVLAKTTKTKDYSMMFVNGPFRIVLATIHHPLQKAVKMIKKELVIRTGITAEETLKKYFGIRNPRIAIAGINPHAGEKGMLGQEEEKEIKPAMQELNQRRKGRYLGPFPSDTLFVSALQGQYDLIMCMYHDQGLIPFKLLALHTGVNVTAGIPIIRTSPDHGTAFDLAGKGKADPGSMIAAILTASQMVVASGKVKS from the coding sequence ATGATGAGGAAACCATTGCTCGGCGTGACGATGGGTGATCCGGCAGGGATCGGTCCGGAAGTGATCCTGAAAGCAATTCAGAATAAAGAGATTAAAAAAAAGGTTCAGATAATTGTTTTGGGGAGCAGAAGGGTTTTTGAAAGTGCTCTGAAAAGACAAAAGATAGAAATACCCTTAAATATTATAAATAATATAATTACAAGCGCCTACAAGCCGAATCATTTAAACATGCTGGAAATAGATACCCTAAAAGGAATAATCAAGCTGGGGAAATGGTCAAAAATAACCGGTCAGGCATCCTATGATGCTGTTAAAAGTGCAATACAGTTGGCTTTGGATAAAAAAGTAGATGCAATTGTAACAGCACCCATTTGCAAGCAAGCATGGGGTGAAATAGGGGTTCCCTATACGGGACACACTGAGGTACTGGCAAAAACAACTAAAACCAAGGACTATTCTATGATGTTTGTGAATGGGCCGTTTCGGATTGTTTTAGCGACTATTCATCATCCCCTCCAAAAAGCAGTAAAAATGATAAAAAAGGAACTTGTTATCCGGACAGGAATAACGGCCGAAGAGACACTTAAAAAATATTTTGGAATTAGAAATCCGCGGATTGCAATTGCCGGAATAAATCCTCACGCCGGTGAGAAAGGGATGCTTGGGCAGGAAGAGGAAAAAGAAATTAAACCTGCAATGCAGGAATTAAACCAACGAAGAAAGGGACGCTATTTGGGTCCGTTTCCTTCTGATACGCTTTTTGTGTCTGCGCTGCAAGGTCAGTATGATTTAATTATGTGTATGTATCATGATCAGGGTTTGATTCCCTTTAAATTATTGGCATTACATACCGGTGTGAATGTTACTGCGGGCATACCGATTATCCGGACCTCGCCGGATCATGGTACTGCATTTGATTTGGCGGGAAAAGGGAAAGCCGATCCGGGGTCTATGATCGCAGCAATTTTGACAGCAAGTCAGATGGTGGTTGCATCAGGAAAGGTAAAATCGTGA
- a CDS encoding DNA internalization-related competence protein ComEC/Rec2, with product MSSFIQHPLILLAAAACLGSYAGCRISPEFPRAVLTLALLVLPGGFFFRKKRMGIWILLLGVFLVFWARAGITLHWESTIDAFGPRRDICISGVLKGFPVYDARQGRWKGVIRCSQATYKNQNYPVAGKIQFAASANRQRFYPEQPVMLKGSLTRVDPPMNPGEFDYKSFLHRQGITMRITGHLESRESSRFSPIRMLWRFVGTLRYALEDGIRESVPQKAVPFILAVTTGNRSGYDTWKREMLTVSGLAHLIAISGLHVGIVYVTVLFIVSFAGGKRSAGLLIGLSVVAMLVLITGIKVPILRSFVMLAGVTTASFFFKKGSMASGIAFAVLVLLISYPCAAYDAGFQLSVIATISICCSLLKSCEKPPRKSFVSKYILGSLRVSGVTLLGTLPIVLFHFYQLTPWAIFSNLLAVPLIGVTVIFGFLSGVFSSLPLIGKSIGFIASLGVVGLEAIAKGVNYLPWSRVFCPRMPLSWIFGYYFLFFSYFYIENRKLNEEKEDRFYKYIKMMLCIAAIAWGALIHGLPPPMEESFKVTFLSLAIGESTLIETRSGKKILIDLGTEPDFFWRIKPVLAHKGINHLDAVILSHADSDHAGGLKACLTFFKVHTLIYGGGRFTKNNDNQAIEAIEAMIDWKKSRVIQMQRGDTIRLHPRIILKGLWPPRGMTAQNNAQSLAILLKCEGIGMLFTGDAPAWVQRQLVIGEPVQVYKVSHHGDAQANDVGLLTRLQPIFSVVMPGNKNPFGFPDDHLMQTLRLCSQQVLDTRAQGAVEVIFMQDGSHAWRAGRWEHDKLQPIAGGEEI from the coding sequence ATGTCATCATTTATCCAACATCCTCTAATTTTATTAGCCGCTGCCGCTTGTCTGGGAAGTTATGCCGGATGCCGGATATCCCCGGAATTTCCCAGAGCAGTGCTTACCCTGGCACTGTTGGTTTTGCCGGGGGGATTTTTTTTTAGAAAAAAGCGGATGGGTATTTGGATTTTGCTGCTGGGTGTTTTTCTGGTTTTTTGGGCGCGGGCCGGTATCACCCTGCATTGGGAAAGCACCATTGATGCTTTCGGGCCGCGCAGAGATATTTGTATTTCAGGTGTGCTCAAAGGTTTTCCGGTTTATGATGCCCGCCAGGGCAGATGGAAAGGTGTGATCCGGTGCAGTCAGGCAACTTATAAAAATCAAAATTATCCAGTTGCCGGAAAAATCCAGTTTGCGGCTTCAGCAAATAGACAGAGGTTCTACCCGGAACAGCCGGTCATGCTCAAGGGAAGTTTGACGCGGGTTGATCCACCGATGAATCCGGGAGAATTTGATTATAAATCATTTCTGCACAGACAGGGAATCACCATGCGGATCACGGGGCACTTGGAATCCCGGGAAAGCAGCAGGTTTTCTCCAATACGGATGCTTTGGAGATTTGTCGGGACACTTCGCTATGCACTTGAAGATGGTATCCGGGAATCAGTGCCTCAAAAAGCGGTGCCGTTTATTCTGGCAGTGACCACTGGCAACCGGAGCGGCTATGATACTTGGAAAAGGGAAATGCTTACAGTATCCGGTTTGGCCCACCTGATTGCTATTTCAGGATTGCATGTAGGAATTGTTTATGTCACGGTTTTGTTTATTGTCTCGTTTGCAGGGGGAAAGCGAAGTGCTGGACTGCTGATAGGGCTATCAGTTGTCGCAATGTTGGTTTTGATAACAGGAATAAAAGTTCCGATTTTGCGTTCTTTCGTTATGCTCGCGGGAGTAACTACAGCTTCATTTTTTTTTAAAAAAGGTAGTATGGCATCGGGTATTGCATTTGCTGTTCTAGTGCTCTTGATTTCCTATCCATGTGCTGCTTATGATGCAGGATTTCAGCTGTCGGTGATTGCGACGATAAGCATTTGCTGTTCTTTATTAAAATCATGTGAAAAACCACCAAGAAAAAGTTTTGTTTCAAAGTATATTCTAGGGTCGCTCCGTGTGTCAGGTGTAACACTGCTGGGAACGCTTCCAATTGTGCTTTTTCATTTTTATCAATTAACCCCCTGGGCAATTTTTTCAAATTTGCTTGCAGTTCCGCTAATTGGAGTAACTGTTATCTTTGGATTTCTTTCAGGTGTATTTAGCAGCCTTCCACTAATTGGAAAGTCAATCGGATTTATTGCATCGCTGGGCGTTGTTGGTCTCGAAGCAATTGCAAAGGGAGTGAACTATCTACCGTGGAGTCGTGTTTTTTGTCCAAGAATGCCGCTTTCATGGATTTTTGGTTACTATTTTCTATTTTTTAGTTATTTTTATATTGAAAATAGAAAATTGAATGAGGAAAAAGAGGATCGGTTTTATAAATATATAAAAATGATGCTGTGTATCGCTGCAATTGCATGGGGAGCACTTATCCACGGTTTACCTCCCCCAATGGAGGAATCCTTTAAAGTGACATTTTTATCACTTGCGATTGGCGAATCAACATTGATTGAAACCCGCTCAGGAAAGAAAATTTTAATTGACTTGGGAACAGAGCCGGATTTTTTCTGGCGTATCAAACCAGTGCTGGCGCATAAGGGAATCAATCACCTTGATGCTGTCATTCTGTCCCATGCCGATAGTGACCATGCCGGGGGATTGAAAGCTTGTTTAACTTTTTTTAAGGTTCATACACTCATCTATGGCGGTGGCAGGTTTACCAAGAACAATGACAATCAAGCTATTGAAGCTATTGAAGCTATGATTGATTGGAAAAAATCCCGGGTTATTCAAATGCAGCGCGGCGATACGATACGGCTTCATCCCCGAATAATCCTCAAAGGACTCTGGCCGCCCCGAGGGATGACAGCACAAAATAATGCACAGAGTCTGGCCATCTTACTCAAGTGTGAGGGGATCGGCATGCTCTTTACAGGGGATGCGCCGGCATGGGTGCAGCGGCAGTTGGTCATTGGGGAACCGGTGCAGGTTTATAAAGTCTCGCATCACGGGGATGCGCAGGCCAATGATGTGGGACTTTTAACTCGTTTGCAGCCGATTTTTTCAGTGGTTATGCCGGGGAATAAAAATCCATTCGGATTTCCGGATGACCACCTCATGCAGACCCTGCGACTTTGTTCGCAGCAGGTGCTGGATACACGCGCACAAGGGGCGGTTGAAGTGATTTTTATGCAAGATGGATCACACGCTTGGCGTGCCGGGCGCTGGGAACATGATAAACTGCAACCGATTGCAGGGGGAGAGGAAATCTGA
- a CDS encoding STAS domain-containing protein, whose amino-acid sequence MRRDGSITIDVRKKEEQGVTIVDVAGVVDTGTTLILDEHLSALLRDDQYKLIINLIEVTYVSSAGWGLFISLLQKTREQKGDIKLVAMSQEVRNVFNMLAFSNLISAYLTEEEAVAAFQQS is encoded by the coding sequence ATGCGCAGAGACGGTTCCATTACCATAGACGTTAGAAAAAAAGAAGAGCAGGGTGTCACGATTGTAGATGTTGCAGGGGTTGTGGATACCGGGACAACGCTTATTTTGGACGAGCATCTATCGGCCCTCTTGCGTGATGATCAATATAAATTGATCATCAATCTGATTGAAGTCACCTATGTTTCATCTGCCGGTTGGGGTCTGTTCATCAGCCTTTTACAGAAGACCCGTGAACAAAAGGGAGATATTAAATTGGTGGCCATGAGCCAGGAAGTCCGGAATGTTTTTAATATGCTCGCATTTTCCAATCTTATTTCCGCTTACTTGACTGAAGAAGAAGCGGTCGCTGCATTTCAACAAAGCTGA
- a CDS encoding STAS-like domain-containing protein produces MKKISVIDRAGAFSENKDIARDIRMNEVIPALKRNEKIVFDFKGVDAATQSFIHALLSDILRKYGVNVLDRMEFKSCNIKVQKMIEIVVEYMQEGMGIESGDD; encoded by the coding sequence ATGAAAAAAATTTCTGTGATTGATCGGGCGGGCGCTTTTTCCGAAAACAAGGATATTGCCAGAGATATCAGAATGAATGAAGTTATCCCGGCATTGAAGCGAAATGAAAAAATCGTGTTTGATTTTAAGGGAGTGGATGCGGCAACTCAGTCGTTTATTCACGCACTCCTCAGTGATATTTTAAGAAAATATGGCGTTAATGTTCTTGACCGTATGGAGTTCAAATCCTGTAACATCAAAGTTCAAAAAATGATTGAAATAGTTGTTGAGTATATGCAGGAGGGAATGGGAATTGAATCCGGCGATGATTGA
- a CDS encoding 6-phosphofructokinase, whose translation MKHIGVLTSGGDAPGMNAAIRSVVRSATDRKLHVTGIFRGYWGLIEGEFAPLHSRSVGGIINRGGTILRTVRCPEFRQKTYRERAYKNIRDISLDGLVVIGGNGSSAAANVIQKEIKLPVAVVPASIDNDVYGTDDTVGFDTAVNTAVEGIDKIRDTATSHERIFIIEVMGRHNGFIAQEVGLACGAEAVLVPEIKYDLEKICRSLTRGHQRGKFSSIIVMAEGAGDAGKISQSIRKYTKLRVRLSVLGYIQRGGTPTAHSRLLAAKLGNFAIKNIMAGYHAHLAGIRNGQLKRTALTEVAKKIKRIDRTVYILAHQMAQ comes from the coding sequence ATTAAGCATATTGGTGTATTGACTTCAGGAGGTGATGCTCCGGGAATGAACGCCGCCATTCGTTCGGTGGTACGCAGCGCAACCGACCGCAAGCTCCATGTTACCGGTATTTTTCGCGGTTACTGGGGATTGATTGAGGGTGAATTTGCACCCCTGCATTCACGCAGTGTGGGCGGCATTATCAACCGGGGCGGGACCATCCTCAGAACAGTTCGCTGTCCTGAATTTAGGCAGAAGACATACCGGGAAAGGGCCTATAAAAATATTCGTGATATTTCATTGGATGGTTTGGTGGTCATTGGCGGCAACGGGAGTTCGGCAGCTGCCAATGTCATTCAAAAAGAAATCAAACTTCCGGTGGCGGTGGTTCCGGCTTCGATTGATAATGATGTCTATGGAACCGATGATACCGTCGGTTTTGATACCGCAGTCAATACTGCGGTGGAGGGAATTGATAAAATCCGCGATACAGCAACATCGCATGAACGGATTTTTATTATTGAAGTCATGGGGCGGCACAATGGCTTTATTGCCCAGGAGGTGGGTTTGGCCTGCGGCGCAGAAGCGGTTTTGGTTCCGGAGATAAAATATGATCTTGAAAAAATATGCAGGTCACTTACCCGGGGACATCAGCGGGGGAAATTTTCCTCAATTATTGTTATGGCGGAAGGCGCGGGTGATGCGGGTAAAATCTCCCAGAGCATTCGCAAGTACACTAAACTGCGTGTACGACTCTCGGTACTTGGTTATATCCAGCGCGGTGGCACCCCCACAGCCCATAGCCGGCTCTTGGCTGCCAAGCTGGGAAATTTTGCCATAAAAAATATTATGGCGGGATATCATGCCCATCTGGCCGGGATTCGAAACGGGCAGCTGAAAAGAACAGCACTTACCGAAGTGGCAAAAAAAATTAAGCGGATCGACCGTACAGTGTACATACTGGCACACCAGATGGCACAATAA
- a CDS encoding PorV/PorQ family protein, which produces MEQIFVENKYFTLVMVAVLLLLPQASQAISGEGTTAATFYKIGVSPRAVAMGESYAAVSDDVTSIYWNPAGLGQLKYPEVTAMHVFWFEDIFYDHIAGEIPLDFGVAGISLIYLNGGTLLRSDEGDTPDDPDRGTFSTADVGFTAGYGIPFNESMYLGAGLKLFSETIDAAASFGWALDIGFLYHFPWQGITLGMVVQNLGPASSVAEEYFRLPINIKAGVAYRPMDALLLSMDYNQLLEQAGEISLGAEYTFEKIIAIRVGYGYQEKIDNDALYIDFGTNAAAGLSAGIGILYNNLKVDYAFVPYGFLGSTHRISLSYVFAPVITPTPMPTPTAAPTPIPTPKPQVRKKALAAKIKTIIRKIELGQFQQIQFTSGSSTLTAASLDTLNEIAAEMAKFPEVRIRIEGHTDSQGAKNSNLTLSQKRTDAVKVYLVEQQGLFEENLLAVGYGEARPVADNATRAGRQKNRRVEFVVLDIE; this is translated from the coding sequence ATGGAGCAAATTTTTGTGGAAAATAAATATTTTACCTTAGTTATGGTTGCTGTTTTACTACTACTCCCACAAGCCTCTCAAGCCATCTCGGGCGAGGGTACCACTGCTGCAACGTTTTATAAAATCGGAGTGAGTCCGCGTGCGGTGGCGATGGGAGAGTCGTATGCAGCTGTCTCGGATGATGTTACCTCCATTTACTGGAACCCTGCCGGATTGGGTCAATTAAAGTACCCCGAAGTTACCGCCATGCACGTTTTCTGGTTTGAAGATATTTTTTACGATCATATTGCAGGAGAGATTCCGCTGGATTTTGGTGTTGCCGGTATTTCACTCATTTATTTAAATGGCGGAACGCTGCTGCGGTCGGATGAAGGAGATACACCGGACGATCCTGATCGGGGCACCTTTTCTACGGCAGATGTCGGTTTTACAGCAGGCTATGGTATCCCGTTTAATGAGAGCATGTATTTGGGCGCAGGTTTAAAGCTGTTTTCTGAGACCATTGATGCGGCGGCCAGTTTCGGGTGGGCGCTGGATATAGGCTTTTTATACCATTTTCCCTGGCAGGGAATTACGCTCGGCATGGTGGTCCAGAATTTAGGGCCTGCCAGTAGTGTTGCGGAAGAATATTTTAGGCTTCCGATTAATATTAAAGCGGGTGTCGCGTATCGGCCGATGGATGCCTTGCTGCTTTCCATGGATTATAATCAGCTATTGGAACAAGCAGGAGAAATATCCCTGGGTGCAGAATATACTTTTGAGAAAATTATCGCGATTCGGGTAGGCTATGGTTATCAGGAAAAAATTGATAATGATGCGCTTTATATTGATTTTGGGACCAATGCGGCAGCAGGCTTATCCGCCGGTATCGGCATTTTATATAATAATTTAAAGGTGGATTATGCCTTTGTTCCTTATGGTTTTCTTGGATCAACCCACCGGATATCCCTTTCCTATGTATTTGCCCCGGTGATAACACCGACACCTATGCCAACCCCGACCGCAGCACCTACGCCAATACCGACACCAAAACCACAGGTTAGAAAAAAAGCACTGGCAGCCAAAATCAAGACAATCATTCGTAAAATTGAATTGGGTCAGTTTCAGCAAATTCAATTCACCAGTGGATCATCCACCCTGACAGCGGCATCACTCGATACCCTGAATGAAATTGCTGCCGAGATGGCAAAATTTCCGGAGGTGCGAATTCGCATTGAAGGGCATACTGATTCTCAGGGTGCCAAGAACTCTAATTTAACCCTTTCCCAAAAACGTACAGATGCTGTCAAAGTGTATCTGGTTGAGCAACAAGGTCTTTTTGAGGAAAATTTGCTTGCGGTTGGGTATGGCGAGGCCCGGCCGGTCGCAGACAATGCAACGCGTGCCGGGCGTCAGAAAAATCGCCGGGTGGAATTTGTTGTTCTAGATATCGAGTAA
- a CDS encoding tetratricopeptide repeat protein: MHRQPNFFYRGLSGILLVLLVTACSHAPKQFITPRQKIAVKHEQLGNQYYDRGRSKDAIREWQAALDLAPDRKSLQKRIQAVESGKHWDSQVDSVENNSKGKQEKINSELKKAESYYRNSRLKDAEVTWRHVLSLDPVNQGARQGMARLEDETYRKDLERSFDLMTEDLYEQGMHHFRKEDWESAFTKLSEAGNLNADQPQVKKYLERTHQEVQRVLNVQTVGQLVRDAKAAEEKKSWLAANRLWGKVVALDSSHTAALAGVKRSQMQLEKWSEQEIRKAKKAYKSGKYTSALAAYQRVLGVFSKHLRARQGKKQALAARQQGTQAATQKTQAEKKFNQGVVHYRQGRLDQAITLWEQAVAQDPNDKEYQEWFIRAKKEKAGAVEQNKQQAQITYQDGLAAYQRGELNKAFILWEETLELDPDHQKARANIEKIKKEMD; the protein is encoded by the coding sequence TTGCACAGACAACCAAATTTTTTCTACCGTGGACTAAGCGGTATTCTGTTGGTTCTGCTCGTGACCGCTTGTTCTCACGCTCCCAAGCAGTTTATAACGCCGAGACAAAAGATTGCTGTGAAACACGAACAACTGGGAAATCAGTATTATGACCGGGGACGATCCAAAGATGCCATCCGCGAATGGCAGGCTGCGCTGGACCTGGCCCCTGATCGGAAATCATTACAGAAACGCATTCAGGCAGTCGAGAGCGGGAAGCATTGGGACAGTCAGGTTGATTCGGTGGAAAATAATTCCAAGGGCAAGCAGGAAAAAATTAATAGTGAGTTAAAAAAAGCCGAGAGTTACTATAGAAACAGCCGGCTCAAAGATGCCGAAGTAACCTGGCGGCATGTGTTGAGCTTGGATCCGGTCAACCAAGGTGCGCGCCAGGGGATGGCACGGTTGGAGGATGAGACCTATCGCAAGGATCTGGAGCGCTCTTTTGATTTGATGACCGAGGACTTATACGAACAGGGGATGCATCATTTTCGGAAAGAAGACTGGGAAAGTGCTTTTACCAAATTGAGCGAGGCAGGAAATCTCAATGCCGATCAACCGCAAGTGAAAAAGTATCTCGAGCGAACCCATCAGGAAGTACAGCGCGTGTTAAACGTTCAGACGGTGGGACAACTGGTCAGGGATGCAAAAGCAGCGGAGGAAAAAAAATCCTGGTTGGCGGCAAATCGTCTTTGGGGAAAAGTCGTCGCGCTTGACAGCAGCCATACGGCGGCACTCGCCGGGGTGAAGCGTTCGCAGATGCAACTGGAAAAATGGTCGGAACAAGAAATCAGGAAAGCTAAAAAGGCGTATAAATCCGGGAAATATACCAGTGCGCTTGCAGCCTATCAGCGTGTGCTGGGTGTTTTTTCGAAGCATCTGCGCGCACGCCAAGGGAAAAAGCAGGCCCTGGCGGCGCGTCAACAGGGGACGCAGGCGGCAACGCAAAAAACACAGGCTGAAAAAAAATTCAACCAAGGTGTGGTTCATTACCGGCAGGGGCGTTTGGACCAGGCGATCACGCTATGGGAACAAGCGGTTGCCCAAGATCCGAATGACAAAGAATATCAGGAGTGGTTTATACGCGCGAAAAAGGAAAAGGCCGGTGCGGTTGAGCAAAACAAACAGCAGGCGCAAATAACCTACCAGGATGGGTTGGCAGCGTATCAGCGAGGGGAATTGAACAAAGCTTTTATTTTGTGGGAGGAAACGCTGGAATTGGATCCCGACCACCAAAAGGCCCGGGCCAATATTGAGAAAATTAAAAAGGAAATGGATTAA
- a CDS encoding DUF192 domain-containing protein, which produces MQIVNQSRQCILATQVQVAASFWRRLSGWMFQALVLPEQGLYIKSCRGIHTWGMRFPIRALYISRAGIVLKVQILHPGKTGPWLWHCRGVLELPLSNKPGGLCAPGDQLLQIHGNGW; this is translated from the coding sequence ATGCAGATTGTTAATCAGAGCCGGCAATGCATTTTGGCGACGCAGGTACAAGTCGCCGCTTCTTTTTGGCGACGACTGAGCGGCTGGATGTTTCAGGCCCTGGTTTTGCCGGAGCAGGGTCTCTATATTAAATCATGCCGGGGTATCCATACGTGGGGCATGCGGTTTCCGATTCGTGCACTGTATATCAGCCGGGCAGGAATTGTATTGAAGGTACAAATTTTACATCCGGGGAAAACAGGGCCGTGGTTATGGCACTGCCGGGGTGTTTTGGAATTACCCTTATCGAACAAGCCGGGAGGTTTGTGTGCCCCGGGAGATCAGCTGCTTCAAATACATGGAAATGGATGGTGA
- a CDS encoding DUF1848 domain-containing protein, producing the protein MLPIISASRRTDLTRVFPDHLAQWIRQGYAPVKNPYNGKTRQVKIHPEEVHTLVLWSKDFSNLINNRAGLLDQVKRFHQIYFHFTVTGLGGTRIEPGIFPYQAALSQFEQLAEISKNPARVNWRFDPILFWREKSKIESNVHYFKEIAMAAKQAGIKKVTISICHWYQKAVYRAKKYRVHHYSLRRSRQRVVIEYLYKIAREIGLIIEGCCLDIDIPNRVTNGKCVDGHYLTQLHPTKLRASHAKDTGQRKNCCCSKSIDIGSYDLACPDGCMYCYANPGLKKE; encoded by the coding sequence ATGCTCCCGATTATTTCAGCATCACGCCGGACTGATTTGACGCGTGTTTTTCCGGATCACCTGGCACAATGGATCCGGCAGGGATATGCACCTGTCAAGAATCCCTATAATGGAAAAACCCGACAGGTCAAGATACATCCGGAAGAAGTCCATACATTGGTTCTTTGGTCAAAGGATTTCTCCAATTTAATCAATAATCGCGCTGGCCTGCTTGATCAGGTTAAGCGATTTCATCAGATTTACTTTCATTTTACAGTTACAGGATTAGGTGGAACACGTATTGAGCCTGGAATTTTTCCCTATCAAGCGGCTCTTTCTCAGTTTGAGCAACTGGCGGAGATTTCAAAGAATCCGGCAAGGGTGAATTGGCGATTTGATCCAATTTTATTTTGGCGAGAGAAATCAAAAATTGAATCTAATGTTCATTATTTTAAAGAGATTGCAATGGCCGCCAAACAGGCAGGAATAAAGAAAGTAACCATTTCTATATGTCATTGGTATCAGAAGGCTGTTTATCGGGCGAAAAAGTATAGAGTTCATCACTATTCATTAAGAAGAAGCCGACAACGAGTGGTTATAGAATATCTATATAAAATAGCCAGAGAAATAGGCCTAATAATTGAGGGCTGTTGTTTAGATATAGATATTCCAAATAGAGTAACAAATGGTAAATGTGTTGATGGTCATTATTTAACTCAATTGCATCCAACAAAATTGAGGGCATCGCATGCAAAAGATACAGGACAGAGAAAAAATTGCTGCTGTAGCAAATCCATTGATATTGGATCTTATGATTTAGCTTGTCCGGATGGTTGTATGTACTGTTATGCAAATCCTGGGCTAAAAAAAGAATAG